The following are encoded together in the Leucoraja erinacea ecotype New England chromosome 13, Leri_hhj_1, whole genome shotgun sequence genome:
- the LOC129703108 gene encoding ADP-ribosylation factor-like protein 13B, translated as MDNVRLANKQDCKEALGDGEIIEYLSLNKVVNKNKCYTHIEQCCAIVGDQIRMDEGVRKGLSWLLNNIVKNYDSLVERVTKDVNERTVSEEAERRERAVRVQKIRDEREKEECKYLGDSANQEDSDESDQNKNPFQPISKVINLNEGKIAKQKKKQKVKSAENYVSDNEAEKELPKDIEMHTGDGLQNLQQMKSDVSEDEEQLTDVLRGDKNQKKLKLHGLKKFKKKHLRRRNKVEPVKVNDEPDESVSRVVHGK; from the exons ATGGataatgtaag ACTGGCAAACAAACAAGATTGTAAAGAAGCTTTAGGGGATGGTGAGATCATCGAATACCTTTCATTGAATAAAGTGGTCAATAAGAATAAATGCTACACCCATATT GAACAATGTTGTGCCATTGTGGGAGACCAAATACGTATGGACGAAGGTGTTAGGAAAGGTCTTTCTTGGCTTTTGAACAACATAGTAAAGAACTATGATAGCCTAGTAGAACGGGTTACAAAAGACGTAAATGAGCGGACTGTATCGGAAGAAGCAGAGAGACGAGAACGTGCAGTGAGAGTACAAAAAATACGCGATGAGAG AGAAAAGGAAGAATGTAAATATCTGGGAGATTCTGCAAATCAGGAAGATAGTGATGAATCCGATCAAAACAAAAACCCCTTTCAACCCATATCCAAAGTCATTAACTTG AATGAAGGGAAGATAGCGAAGCAAAAAAAGAAGCAAAAAGTAAAGTCTGCTGAAAATTATGTATCAGACAATGAAGCAGAAAAGGAATTGCCCAAGGACATTGAAATGCATACTGGGGATGGCTTACAAAACCTTCAGCAGATGAAATCAGACGTGTCAGAAGATGAAGAACAATTAACTGATGTGTTACGAGGAGATAAGAATCAAAAGAAATTAAAATTACATG ggctcaaaaaattcaagaagaagcACTTGAGGAGAAGGAATAAGGTAGAACCAGTCAAAGTAAATGATGAACCTGACGAATCAGTTTCACGCGTTGTGCATGGTAAATAA